One stretch of Bordetella avium DNA includes these proteins:
- a CDS encoding BPSS1780 family membrane protein — MQAATLPASYGWQWVKTGFRIFAKQPLPMFFWAMALSLFVLFASLTPPVGPLLFVALMPVFTLMTLAACKHVEAGRIMLPSMWPKPLMRPGVFRKLFLMGLLYAGLSLLAGLIAFLPFSSDLIAGMRAVQVEQDIMPFILAVRAPLFIFVVLYVIIAALFWHAPVLVSWHSLRLVQALFFSGVACWRNKWPFLVYGAAWILIFLLIDLAAGLLVAIGIPGSFANLVLIPVKVAAGAVLYCSFYPVYTTIFGIEDVQTGLDHRDSATA, encoded by the coding sequence ATGCAAGCAGCAACCCTACCTGCATCCTATGGCTGGCAATGGGTGAAAACCGGGTTCAGGATTTTTGCCAAACAGCCCCTGCCCATGTTCTTCTGGGCCATGGCTCTCAGCCTGTTTGTCCTATTCGCCAGCCTGACCCCCCCCGTCGGGCCCTTGTTATTCGTCGCCTTGATGCCGGTGTTCACGCTCATGACGCTGGCAGCCTGCAAACACGTCGAGGCAGGCCGGATCATGCTGCCCTCGATGTGGCCCAAGCCGCTGATGCGGCCCGGCGTGTTTCGCAAGCTCTTCCTGATGGGCCTGTTATACGCAGGCTTGAGCCTGCTGGCGGGCCTTATCGCTTTCCTGCCGTTTTCAAGCGACCTGATCGCGGGCATGCGTGCGGTTCAGGTCGAGCAGGACATCATGCCCTTCATCCTGGCGGTGCGCGCGCCCCTGTTCATCTTCGTGGTGCTGTACGTCATCATTGCCGCACTGTTCTGGCATGCCCCAGTACTGGTGTCGTGGCACAGCCTGCGCCTGGTACAGGCGCTGTTTTTTTCGGGCGTGGCCTGCTGGCGCAACAAATGGCCGTTTTTGGTCTACGGCGCAGCCTGGATTCTGATCTTTCTTCTCATTGATCTGGCAGCAGGGCTGCTGGTGGCGATCGGCATTCCCGGCTCATTCGCCAACCTTGTGCTGATTCCCGTGAAAGTGGCGGCTGGCGCAGTGCTTTACTGCAGCTTCTACCCGGTCTACACCACCATCTTCGGCATCGAGGACGTCCAGACTGGTCTCGACCACCGCGACAGCGCCACGGCATGA
- a CDS encoding homoserine kinase, which yields MAVFTPVSDQDARALLANYDLGEFISLRGITAGIENTNFFLHTTRGEYILTLFEVLTQQQLPFYIELMHHLAERGIPVPQPQTLSSGSRLTLLQGKPTAIVTRLPGGYEPAPGAKHCALAGATLARVHLAAADFPLRQPNLRGLPWWLETAPKVMPFLTPEQATLLSQEITAQQAAAAQPERAELPFGPAHCDLFRDNVLFAGTFDNPLMGGFIDFYFAGCDTWLFDVAVAVNDWCIDRDTGELIPELVDAWLAAYAQVRPFTEAERRAWPLMLRAAALRFWLSRLYDYFLPRPAQTLKPHDPRHFERVLQARHQSALAVLP from the coding sequence ATGGCCGTTTTCACTCCCGTATCCGACCAAGACGCCCGTGCCCTGCTCGCAAATTATGACCTCGGAGAGTTCATCTCCCTGCGGGGCATTACCGCCGGGATTGAAAACACCAACTTTTTCCTGCATACGACGCGGGGCGAGTACATCCTGACCTTGTTTGAGGTATTGACGCAGCAGCAACTGCCGTTTTACATCGAACTGATGCATCATCTTGCCGAGCGCGGGATTCCCGTACCTCAGCCCCAGACGCTGAGTTCGGGCAGCCGCCTGACCCTATTGCAAGGTAAGCCGACCGCCATCGTGACCCGTCTGCCGGGTGGTTACGAACCTGCTCCCGGCGCCAAGCATTGCGCGCTGGCAGGCGCCACCCTGGCCCGCGTTCACCTCGCAGCCGCCGACTTTCCCCTGCGCCAGCCCAATCTGCGTGGGCTGCCGTGGTGGCTGGAAACTGCACCCAAGGTCATGCCCTTCCTGACGCCGGAGCAAGCCACGCTGCTGTCCCAGGAAATTACGGCGCAACAGGCTGCGGCCGCACAGCCCGAACGCGCCGAGCTGCCCTTCGGCCCCGCACACTGCGACCTGTTCCGCGACAATGTTCTGTTTGCCGGGACTTTCGACAACCCGCTGATGGGCGGATTCATCGACTTTTACTTCGCGGGCTGCGACACCTGGCTTTTCGACGTGGCCGTTGCCGTGAATGACTGGTGTATCGATCGTGATACCGGCGAACTCATACCCGAGCTGGTTGACGCCTGGCTGGCGGCTTATGCCCAAGTGCGTCCTTTCACCGAAGCCGAGCGCCGCGCTTGGCCGCTCATGTTGCGTGCCGCCGCCTTGCGCTTCTGGCTGTCGCGTCTGTACGACTACTTCCTCCCCCGGCCAGCTCAGACACTCAAACCCCATGATCCGCGGCACTTCGAAAGAGTGTTGCAGGCACGCCACCAAAGTGCGCTTGCTGTCTTGCCCTGA
- the dusA gene encoding tRNA dihydrouridine(20/20a) synthase DusA, translating to MIDVTDRHCRYFHRLLAPHARLYTEMITTGALMHGNVERHLDFDETEHPVALQLGGSEPDALAAAARLGRQWGYDEVNLNCGCPSERVQRGAFGACLMAEPDLVADCMKAMQDAVDIPVTVKHRLGLDYNESYAFVRDFVGKIYDTGCRVFVVHARNAVLKGLSPKDNREIPPLRYDVAAQLKHDFPEATIVLNGGLADATQALDAASRFDGVMLGRAAWHTPRVLSELSLRLWPSTRLPTDAQVVDAMVEYTTRQVARGVPLRVMLRPLLGLVNNQSGARGWRRLLSDHHRLAENDPALIYEAWRSLRPRSELA from the coding sequence ATGATTGACGTCACGGATCGTCACTGCCGCTATTTTCACCGGCTGTTGGCGCCGCATGCACGGCTGTACACCGAGATGATCACGACCGGCGCCTTGATGCACGGCAACGTGGAGCGTCACCTGGACTTTGACGAAACCGAGCATCCGGTGGCTTTGCAATTGGGTGGTAGCGAACCGGATGCATTGGCTGCGGCGGCGCGGTTGGGCCGCCAATGGGGTTACGACGAAGTCAATTTGAACTGCGGTTGTCCTTCCGAGCGAGTACAGCGCGGGGCATTTGGCGCCTGTCTAATGGCTGAGCCGGATTTGGTGGCGGATTGCATGAAGGCCATGCAAGATGCCGTAGATATTCCCGTGACCGTCAAGCATCGCCTCGGGCTGGACTACAACGAGTCGTATGCATTTGTGCGCGATTTCGTCGGGAAAATCTATGACACAGGCTGCAGGGTGTTCGTTGTTCACGCCCGTAATGCCGTACTCAAAGGCTTGTCTCCCAAAGATAATCGTGAGATTCCGCCTTTGCGCTACGACGTAGCCGCACAACTCAAGCATGATTTTCCAGAGGCCACCATCGTACTCAATGGCGGTTTGGCTGATGCCACCCAGGCGCTGGACGCCGCCAGCCGTTTTGATGGAGTGATGCTGGGCCGCGCAGCCTGGCATACGCCTCGCGTGTTGTCTGAGCTGTCTTTGCGCCTGTGGCCATCGACACGGTTGCCGACTGATGCTCAGGTGGTGGATGCGATGGTGGAATACACCACGCGCCAGGTGGCCCGGGGAGTGCCACTGCGCGTGATGCTGCGGCCCCTGCTGGGTCTGGTCAATAATCAGAGCGGGGCGCGCGGATGGCGCCGCCTGCTGTCGGATCATCACCGTTTGGCCGAAAATGACCCGGCCCTTATTTATGAGGCCTGGCGCAGCCTGCGGCCGCGCTCAGAACTTGCCTAG
- a CDS encoding CBS domain-containing protein has translation MLKVSEILRVKGDTLYTATPDTLVSVAIRTMSEQDIGSLVIMESGMLAGMLTFREIMRHLEQTGGQVGESTIRAIMDDAPVSVSPNTSADEVQRLMLDKHARYIPVMDGPTLMGVISFYDMAQAIVAAQQFENNMLKAYIRDWPQDSAPNA, from the coding sequence ATGTTGAAAGTCAGCGAAATTCTGCGGGTCAAGGGTGACACGCTATACACCGCAACCCCCGACACCCTCGTGTCGGTCGCCATCCGCACCATGAGCGAACAAGACATCGGCTCGCTAGTCATCATGGAATCCGGCATGCTTGCCGGCATGCTGACCTTCCGTGAAATCATGCGCCACCTTGAGCAAACGGGCGGCCAAGTGGGTGAAAGCACGATTCGCGCCATTATGGACGACGCGCCGGTCAGTGTGTCGCCCAACACCAGCGCCGATGAGGTGCAGCGCCTGATGCTGGACAAGCATGCCCGCTACATCCCGGTCATGGACGGCCCCACGCTGATGGGCGTCATCTCTTTCTATGACATGGCGCAGGCCATCGTCGCTGCGCAGCAGTTCGAAAATAATATGCTCAAAGCCTATATTCGCGACTGGCCGCAAGACAGCGCACCCAACGCCTGA
- a CDS encoding YihY family inner membrane protein has protein sequence MDPTADTAAGDSPPRHRSWLERLARAFRFALSRADKERLLEVASSLTFTTVLAIVPMLAVGLSLFTAFPVFQDFRLALEDFLANNLMPPEVSDNIMDYLNQFARQASRLTAIGGAFLVVTSLLLIMTIDKTFNDIWHVGRQRPWPQRALVYWAVLTLGPVATGASLWATSFVARESMGLISDVPEIVSLGISLVPLLLTGLGFSALFVVVPNCRVYWRDALTGGFCTAFALEAMKAGFALYLNRFPAYTVIYGAFATLPIFLLWIYLSWLAVLLGASIAANVPRVRLGRWEVNRAPGAQFIDAIGVLSELLAAFGQPPISTTTLAQRLELHHDELSAVLEALSRLALIAPTGDDGWVLACDPRTTELSPLYDHFLLDRQQRLLRRDPRLADLAERLAGRKNIPKLEELACLSHNSGIESQGQTRSAAAPLPENAKKIL, from the coding sequence ATGGACCCTACCGCCGATACCGCCGCTGGGGATTCCCCTCCCCGACACCGATCCTGGCTCGAGCGCTTGGCGCGAGCCTTCCGCTTCGCCCTCAGCCGCGCCGATAAGGAACGGCTGCTGGAGGTCGCATCCAGCCTCACCTTCACCACGGTGCTGGCCATCGTGCCGATGTTGGCGGTCGGGCTTTCGCTATTCACCGCCTTTCCGGTTTTCCAGGATTTCCGCCTTGCACTCGAAGACTTCCTGGCAAACAACCTGATGCCGCCGGAAGTCTCGGACAACATCATGGATTACCTCAACCAGTTCGCCCGGCAGGCCTCGCGCCTGACGGCGATTGGTGGCGCCTTTCTCGTCGTGACCTCGTTGCTACTCATCATGACGATAGACAAAACCTTCAACGATATCTGGCATGTCGGCCGGCAACGTCCCTGGCCTCAGCGCGCGCTGGTGTATTGGGCGGTCCTGACACTTGGGCCAGTCGCCACGGGTGCCAGTCTTTGGGCCACCTCTTTCGTCGCTCGAGAATCAATGGGGCTGATCAGCGACGTGCCGGAAATCGTCAGCCTGGGGATCTCGCTCGTCCCCCTGCTGCTCACCGGCCTGGGTTTTTCGGCCCTGTTTGTCGTAGTGCCCAACTGCCGGGTCTATTGGCGCGACGCGCTGACCGGCGGCTTTTGCACCGCCTTCGCTCTGGAGGCGATGAAAGCCGGTTTTGCTCTCTATCTGAACCGATTCCCGGCTTATACCGTCATCTACGGCGCCTTCGCCACCCTACCCATTTTTCTGCTCTGGATCTATCTCTCCTGGCTGGCCGTGCTGCTGGGCGCCAGCATCGCCGCCAACGTGCCGCGGGTTCGCCTGGGCCGCTGGGAAGTCAACCGAGCGCCAGGCGCCCAATTCATCGATGCCATCGGCGTACTGAGCGAATTGCTGGCCGCCTTTGGCCAGCCGCCCATCAGCACCACCACACTCGCACAACGGCTTGAGCTGCACCACGACGAGCTCAGCGCCGTGCTAGAGGCGCTCAGCCGCCTCGCGCTGATCGCACCCACGGGCGACGACGGCTGGGTACTCGCCTGTGACCCGCGCACCACAGAGCTGAGCCCGCTCTATGACCACTTCCTCCTTGACCGGCAACAACGCCTGCTGCGCCGCGACCCACGTCTGGCAGACCTCGCCGAACGGCTGGCCGGCCGAAAGAACATTCCGAAACTGGAAGAACTCGCCTGCCTGTCGCACAATAGCGGCATCGAGTCGCAGGGTCAGACGCGCTCTGCCGCCGCCCCACTGCCGGAAAATGCCAAAAAAATCCTATGA
- a CDS encoding protein adenylyltransferase SelO — protein MMLSKLDALTLDNSFAALPDTFYTRLAAQPLGRPRLLHANAEAAALIGLDPAELHTQAFLEVASGQRPLPGGDTLAAVYSGHQFGVWAGQLGDGRAHLLGEVRGPGGSWELQLKGAGLTPYSRMGDGRAVLRSSVREYLASEAMHGLGIPTTRALALVVSDDPVMRETRETAAIVTRMSPSFVRFGSFEHWSSRRDGERLRILADYVIDRFYPQCREANGEHGDVLALLREVSQRTAHLMADWQSVGFCHGVMNTDNMSILGLTLDYGPFGFMDAFQLGHVCNHSDSEGRYAWNRQPSVALWNLYRLGGSLHGLVPDADALRGVLAEYETLFTQAFHARMGAKLGLSVWQSDDEALLDDLLRLMHDSRADFTLTFRALAQAVRGQTQPFLDYFIDREAAQAWWSRLAARHACDGRAAAVRAEGMDRVNPLYVLRNHLAEQAIRAAQQGDASEIDRLLGLLRRPYDLQPGAEAYAALPPGWAAGLSVSCSS, from the coding sequence ATGATGTTGAGCAAACTGGATGCACTGACACTCGACAATAGTTTCGCGGCGCTGCCCGACACTTTTTACACCCGTCTTGCTGCGCAGCCGCTAGGGCGGCCCAGGCTGTTGCACGCCAACGCCGAGGCCGCCGCGCTGATCGGGCTGGACCCTGCCGAACTGCACACACAGGCCTTTCTTGAAGTGGCGTCCGGCCAGCGTCCCTTACCTGGCGGGGACACGCTGGCGGCGGTTTATAGCGGCCATCAGTTTGGCGTCTGGGCAGGGCAGTTGGGCGACGGCCGCGCCCATTTGCTAGGCGAGGTGCGCGGTCCGGGAGGCTCCTGGGAGTTGCAGCTCAAGGGGGCCGGGCTTACGCCGTATTCCCGCATGGGCGATGGCCGCGCGGTGTTGCGCTCATCGGTAAGGGAGTACCTAGCGAGCGAGGCCATGCACGGCTTGGGAATCCCGACGACGCGTGCGCTGGCCTTGGTGGTCTCGGATGATCCTGTCATGCGTGAGACGCGCGAAACAGCGGCCATCGTGACACGTATGTCGCCCAGTTTTGTGCGATTCGGTTCTTTCGAACATTGGTCTTCGCGGCGTGACGGGGAGCGGCTGCGTATCTTGGCCGACTATGTGATCGACCGCTTTTATCCGCAGTGCCGCGAGGCGAACGGCGAGCATGGCGATGTGCTTGCGCTGTTGCGCGAAGTCAGCCAGCGCACCGCCCACCTCATGGCGGACTGGCAGTCTGTGGGCTTTTGTCATGGCGTGATGAACACCGACAATATGTCGATTCTTGGCCTGACCTTGGATTATGGCCCCTTCGGTTTTATGGATGCTTTCCAGCTCGGGCATGTGTGCAATCACTCAGATAGTGAAGGGCGCTATGCCTGGAACCGCCAGCCTTCAGTCGCCCTCTGGAATCTGTATCGCTTGGGCGGCAGCCTGCATGGTCTGGTGCCGGACGCCGATGCGCTGCGCGGCGTGCTGGCCGAATATGAAACCCTGTTTACTCAGGCTTTTCATGCTCGCATGGGGGCCAAGCTCGGGCTGTCTGTCTGGCAAAGCGATGATGAGGCTTTGCTCGATGATCTGCTGCGCTTGATGCATGACAGCCGGGCCGACTTCACCTTGACTTTCCGGGCATTGGCGCAGGCCGTGCGCGGACAGACGCAGCCATTTCTGGATTACTTCATCGATCGAGAGGCAGCGCAGGCCTGGTGGTCACGCTTGGCGGCCAGGCACGCTTGCGATGGCCGCGCGGCGGCGGTGCGCGCCGAGGGCATGGATCGCGTCAACCCCTTATATGTCTTGCGCAATCATTTGGCAGAGCAAGCGATCCGAGCCGCACAGCAGGGCGACGCCTCGGAAATCGACCGTTTACTCGGTTTGCTCAGGCGTCCTTATGACCTTCAACCGGGGGCTGAGGCCTATGCCGCCTTGCCGCCGGGTTGGGCGGCCGGTCTGTCCGTCAGTTGTTCATCCTGA
- a CDS encoding response regulator transcription factor, giving the protein MLSVDGLLRIGLLEDDEDFREELTLGLEGYGFKVVFGRGDSASFQEALQSQRCDIVIIDANVPGEDGFSVATRLRAHSHLGIVMLTGRGALEDRVRGLEGGADVYLTKPVDLLELSSVIRSLARRMRLARPAAAETAPVPPLRQAGQQWSLLDGGWVLACPDGGALHLNAQERAFLMTLMQSAGEAVTRQVLAEIIQPHNPAEFEPRRVDVMVSRLRAKAQSAGFKLPVLSVRGQGYVFVA; this is encoded by the coding sequence ATGTTGTCAGTGGACGGGCTGCTGCGTATTGGACTGCTGGAAGATGATGAAGACTTTCGCGAGGAGCTGACCCTCGGGCTGGAAGGCTATGGTTTTAAGGTGGTGTTTGGCCGCGGAGATTCGGCATCCTTTCAGGAAGCATTGCAGTCGCAGCGATGCGATATCGTCATCATTGATGCGAATGTGCCCGGAGAAGATGGTTTTTCGGTCGCCACGCGTTTGCGTGCGCACAGCCATCTCGGCATCGTGATGTTGACGGGTCGCGGAGCCCTGGAAGATCGGGTGCGTGGTCTGGAGGGCGGCGCTGACGTTTATCTGACCAAGCCGGTGGATTTGCTGGAGCTCAGTTCCGTTATCCGCAGTCTGGCGCGCCGGATGAGATTGGCCCGGCCTGCCGCCGCAGAAACCGCGCCGGTGCCGCCACTGCGGCAGGCTGGCCAGCAATGGTCTTTGCTTGATGGCGGCTGGGTGCTAGCCTGCCCGGACGGGGGGGCATTGCATCTCAATGCCCAAGAGCGAGCGTTTCTCATGACGCTGATGCAAAGCGCCGGCGAAGCCGTGACGCGTCAGGTGCTGGCGGAAATTATCCAGCCCCACAATCCCGCTGAGTTCGAGCCGCGCCGGGTCGATGTCATGGTGAGCCGCCTGCGCGCCAAGGCGCAATCGGCGGGTTTCAAGCTGCCCGTGCTGTCTGTTCGCGGCCAGGGGTATGTGTTCGTCGCCTGA
- a CDS encoding ATP-binding protein, producing the protein MMGLLLFGTQVVGLWTTRHDMEMYQRKRARDAADHMAWAIGRFEGTAQQWISRLPKPDPDGPRLRLDETSQGRSITLWPADVEPAPGLPVLARRPYQSADGASRGDVVAYAAPGGRLPDAYLTGALLQSALFVLASLAWCFYVLRLMQWVRRGPLRSLARAALGNDDGQSAALLELRPVHEALTQNRLEQEQVVARLQQRIATLENETMRDAVTRLPNRRTFFDTFRETLRSTDPLTTGHVLIFRQRDMAELNRRMHHEATDQWLRLSAAQLQQTILEQAGTQAMLARLNGSDFAALLPGLAAQPAMALAERIRRELRLRRLPLRQQEWCRWAIALGSYKTGEQVGTVLARLDNALMRAETDNNDALHMANDCDTHHIDGEYRWQGLITRALEEHRFYLDVLERRDSSGQVLHEEARLALRGDESIPAPAFMPAAARLGLAGDCDIQALRLALDTRAKTPGPIVVPVALASLAQQHFLSRLERLLGDRPALSRMLTLEIDATGLVDYKDCLHTLCAITAGVGARIGVQRLSDQFAALEKLHQMPLAYLKVGGSFVRNLADSPGNRQLAATVARSAAALNVPAYACDADTQTLEPLLRSLGFVVLQPLPDEPLSTREVAAQPPPTELPKLPAASALRKRQEQSEQRLTEMAGALQSHRQLQSLLSHELRTPAATISAAVQSLETILAGSGEEVDSRLARIRRAVGRMIAMLDTMLSPERRGDQAMVPRLEVVDLGELAQDVCTSMQIDSAHVLLAHTEGPVPAICDPLLTALVLRNLIQNAIKYSPANQPVQIDAGLATTGEQQAMAWLAVTDRGSGLDENDVDAIFEPYFRRPAHRETPGSGLGLHLAREICISQGGALTAQAQPGQGARFVITLPAAGLAALRADNEPL; encoded by the coding sequence ATGATGGGATTGCTGCTGTTCGGCACCCAGGTCGTGGGTCTATGGACCACGCGGCATGACATGGAGATGTATCAACGCAAGCGCGCTCGTGATGCCGCGGATCACATGGCCTGGGCGATTGGCCGCTTCGAGGGCACGGCTCAGCAGTGGATTTCCCGCCTGCCCAAACCAGACCCCGACGGCCCCAGGCTGCGCCTCGATGAAACCTCGCAAGGACGCAGCATCACCTTGTGGCCCGCCGACGTGGAGCCGGCGCCCGGCCTGCCCGTGCTTGCGCGCCGCCCTTATCAGAGCGCGGACGGTGCGAGCCGGGGGGATGTTGTGGCTTATGCGGCTCCGGGAGGCAGACTTCCTGATGCCTACCTGACCGGCGCCTTGTTGCAAAGCGCCCTCTTTGTGCTGGCCTCTCTGGCCTGGTGCTTTTATGTGCTGCGACTGATGCAATGGGTGCGTCGCGGCCCGCTACGATCGCTGGCGCGGGCTGCGCTCGGCAATGACGACGGCCAGAGTGCCGCCCTGCTCGAATTGCGCCCCGTTCACGAGGCCTTGACACAAAACCGCCTGGAACAGGAACAGGTAGTCGCGCGGCTGCAGCAGCGCATCGCCACCCTCGAAAATGAAACCATGCGCGACGCGGTCACCCGGCTGCCTAACCGCCGAACTTTCTTCGACACCTTCCGCGAAACACTCCGCAGCACAGACCCTCTCACGACCGGCCATGTGCTGATTTTCCGCCAGCGCGACATGGCGGAACTCAATCGCCGCATGCACCACGAGGCCACCGACCAATGGCTGCGCCTGAGCGCCGCCCAACTGCAACAGACGATTCTGGAACAGGCGGGTACGCAAGCCATGCTGGCGCGCCTGAACGGCTCGGACTTCGCCGCATTGCTGCCGGGCCTGGCCGCCCAACCGGCCATGGCCCTGGCTGAACGGATACGCCGTGAACTCCGGCTGCGCCGTCTGCCCTTACGCCAGCAGGAATGGTGCCGCTGGGCCATCGCGCTGGGCAGTTATAAAACCGGCGAGCAAGTCGGCACGGTGCTCGCCCGCCTGGACAATGCACTCATGCGGGCCGAGACGGACAATAACGACGCGCTGCACATGGCCAACGACTGCGATACGCATCACATAGACGGCGAATACCGTTGGCAGGGCCTCATCACCCGCGCGCTCGAAGAACACCGCTTTTATCTTGACGTGCTGGAACGCCGTGACAGCAGCGGCCAGGTATTACACGAAGAAGCGCGGCTGGCTTTGCGCGGCGACGAGTCCATCCCGGCACCTGCTTTCATGCCCGCAGCGGCGCGCCTCGGACTGGCAGGCGATTGCGATATCCAGGCACTGCGCCTGGCCCTGGACACACGAGCCAAAACGCCAGGCCCGATCGTCGTCCCAGTGGCGCTGGCCTCACTGGCTCAGCAGCACTTTCTGTCCCGGCTGGAGCGGCTCTTAGGGGATAGACCCGCGCTAAGCCGGATGCTGACGCTCGAAATCGACGCCACCGGATTGGTCGATTACAAGGATTGCCTACACACCCTGTGCGCCATCACCGCCGGCGTTGGTGCGCGCATAGGCGTGCAAAGGCTATCCGATCAGTTCGCCGCTCTCGAAAAACTGCATCAAATGCCGCTTGCTTACCTGAAAGTGGGTGGCAGCTTCGTGCGCAACCTGGCTGACAGCCCCGGCAATCGCCAACTGGCAGCGACGGTCGCACGCAGCGCAGCGGCCCTGAACGTGCCTGCCTACGCCTGCGACGCCGACACCCAAACCCTAGAACCCTTGCTGCGCTCTTTGGGTTTCGTCGTTCTGCAACCCTTACCGGACGAGCCCCTCAGCACCAGAGAGGTGGCGGCGCAGCCCCCTCCGACAGAACTCCCGAAACTGCCTGCCGCCAGCGCCTTGCGCAAGCGGCAGGAACAGAGCGAGCAACGCCTGACCGAAATGGCGGGAGCGCTGCAATCGCACCGGCAGCTGCAATCCCTACTTTCCCATGAGCTGCGCACGCCCGCTGCCACCATCAGCGCCGCCGTGCAGTCGCTGGAAACGATACTGGCCGGCAGCGGTGAAGAGGTGGACAGCCGCCTGGCCCGCATCCGCCGTGCAGTCGGCCGCATGATCGCAATGCTGGACACGATGTTGAGCCCCGAACGCCGAGGCGACCAGGCCATGGTGCCGCGCCTAGAGGTGGTCGACTTGGGCGAGCTGGCGCAAGACGTATGCACCAGCATGCAAATCGACAGCGCTCATGTGCTGCTCGCCCATACCGAAGGTCCGGTTCCTGCCATCTGCGATCCGCTGCTCACCGCTTTGGTGTTACGCAACCTGATCCAGAACGCCATCAAGTACTCGCCGGCCAATCAACCCGTGCAGATCGATGCTGGCCTGGCAACCACCGGCGAACAGCAGGCCATGGCCTGGCTGGCCGTCACCGATCGCGGATCAGGTCTGGACGAAAACGACGTGGATGCGATTTTCGAACCCTACTTCCGGCGCCCGGCACATCGCGAAACACCCGGTAGCGGTCTGGGCCTGCATCTGGCGCGCGAAATTTGCATCAGCCAGGGAGGCGCTCTGACGGCCCAGGCTCAGCCCGGCCAAGGCGCACGCTTTGTCATCACCCTGCCCGCTGCCGGCCTGGCAGCCCTGAGAGCGGACAATGAGCCTTTGTAA
- a CDS encoding putative bifunctional diguanylate cyclase/phosphodiesterase has translation MGLNDLMSQCLLLQAVTLSVIFLVFAFRERRLRRRLARDSSTNALTPDSLRARAQTSMRRAKQGALFLVKLIHHPALSAMLSVADNRALLAMVAERLQQQSEDFLVARYASDSFLIWAPATSASEISEFAPYILEQLSWPYDLRGQPLIVDFRIASSVYPDHGNSFDELERGVQIALMQMDEDGPHWNVFEPAMLERQRHYQSLEHDLRVALASSSMDQFDIHYQPVFDTNTGNIEGCEALLRWHHPVHGNVSPATAIELAERTGLIVALGAWVLDTACARAVTWPEHWRLHVNLSVRQMYAEELSMQVAHTLANTRLAPHRLVLEITESVFILQYERHVATLNGLRARGVQVALDDFGVGYSSLTHLRRLPIDWVKVDRGFIAELESDPVSQEVVSALMGMCHALGLMVVAEGIETVAQRDILNRLGCRYMQGFLLGRPVPVQEIRLLAASVS, from the coding sequence GTGGGCTTGAATGACCTGATGAGTCAGTGCCTGCTGCTGCAAGCCGTGACGCTGAGTGTCATTTTCCTGGTATTCGCATTTCGGGAGCGCCGTTTGCGCCGTCGCCTCGCCCGCGACTCATCTACGAATGCCCTTACTCCCGACAGCCTGCGAGCACGTGCCCAAACCTCCATGCGGCGCGCGAAGCAGGGGGCATTATTTCTGGTCAAGCTGATTCACCATCCTGCGCTGAGCGCGATGCTGTCGGTGGCGGATAACCGCGCCTTGCTGGCCATGGTGGCTGAACGTTTACAGCAGCAGTCCGAGGATTTTCTCGTGGCGCGTTATGCCTCGGATTCTTTTCTGATCTGGGCGCCGGCCACCTCTGCCAGCGAAATCTCGGAGTTTGCGCCGTATATTCTCGAGCAGTTGTCTTGGCCTTACGATTTGCGTGGCCAGCCTCTGATTGTCGATTTCCGCATCGCGTCGTCGGTCTATCCGGATCACGGCAACAGCTTCGATGAGCTGGAGCGTGGCGTGCAGATTGCCTTGATGCAGATGGATGAGGATGGCCCGCACTGGAATGTTTTCGAGCCGGCCATGCTAGAGCGCCAGCGGCATTATCAAAGCCTCGAGCACGATCTGCGGGTGGCCTTGGCCTCGTCCTCGATGGATCAGTTCGACATTCATTATCAACCGGTGTTTGACACTAACACCGGCAATATCGAAGGCTGTGAAGCCTTGTTGCGCTGGCATCATCCCGTACATGGCAATGTTTCGCCCGCCACCGCCATCGAGCTCGCGGAGCGCACTGGGCTGATCGTGGCCCTGGGCGCCTGGGTTCTGGACACCGCCTGCGCGCGTGCCGTCACCTGGCCTGAGCATTGGCGTTTGCATGTCAATCTGTCGGTGCGGCAGATGTATGCCGAGGAGCTTTCGATGCAGGTGGCGCATACGCTGGCCAACACCCGTCTGGCGCCGCATCGCCTTGTGCTGGAAATCACCGAATCGGTGTTCATCTTGCAGTACGAGCGCCATGTTGCCACGCTCAATGGGCTGCGCGCTCGGGGGGTGCAGGTTGCGCTCGATGATTTCGGCGTGGGCTATTCCAGTCTCACCCATCTGCGCCGCCTGCCCATAGATTGGGTCAAGGTAGATCGTGGTTTCATCGCTGAGCTGGAGTCGGACCCCGTCAGCCAGGAAGTGGTTTCGGCGCTGATGGGCATGTGTCACGCCCTGGGTTTGATGGTGGTCGCCGAAGGCATCGAGACCGTGGCTCAGCGCGATATTCTTAATCGACTGGGTTGCCGTTATATGCAGGGTTTCCTGCTGGGCAGGCCGGTGCCCGTGCAGGAGATCCGGCTTCTGGCGGCTTCGGTGTCATAA